The Molothrus ater isolate BHLD 08-10-18 breed brown headed cowbird chromosome 28, BPBGC_Mater_1.1, whole genome shotgun sequence genome contains a region encoding:
- the ARID5A gene encoding AT-rich interactive domain-containing protein 5A, protein MEKNQEPQGDPRDPPSPAQPADAPGAADGAERDKTVGESGDKDKEEKDEEDKEKEEEEAFLVSLYKFMKERHTPIERIPHLGFKQINLWKIYKAVEKLGAYELVTGRRLWKNVYDELGGSPGSTSAATCTRRHYERLVLPYVRHLKGEEDKPLPPSKPRRQYKVSKDDKSKRARKEKGREQVVPDKARPEAAAEEAAERGRGTDGRSSPAVPAVPAPSPSGRCPSPCRSHSETYKRLFSSFYSKGNHPIMSPLAKKKLLAQVSKAESLHCHKRHCPEGRRAPSDSGPEPPGPPGPAPAEQRSPEPWGAPDRAPSEAGPARSASPALGRDSQGCPQDGGAAPAVFTGYFHAYRSEGPQPGGCPPLWGYFSNLKDFLEPPSAFPARPEEPEQPPELRSPAGRPWEARAAAVQACWVPPGAAFGPAAPRAGHEEEEEDDDDEEEEDEEEDEEPFGLTGKGRAVSPLAREGRDGRSRSPGAHRVLAKPKAVVAAPAFPAPLPPDAFKGAALHFPGGFGSPLEQLRTQGVPVAPALSVSPLVIPAFPSPLVVPSELCRPLATGAARLPASYGSSARLYPAAPWHGQRSCGSPHVPAFPHHARP, encoded by the exons ATGGAGAAGAACCAAGAGCCGCAAGgagacccccgggacccccccagccccgcccaGCCCGCC GACGCGCCGGGGGCCGCGGATGGCGCCGAGAGGGACAAGACGGTGGGAGAAAgtggggacaaggacaaggaggagaaggacgaggaggacaaggagaaggaggaagaggaggcttTCCTCGTCAGCCTCTACAAGTTCATGAAGGAGCGGCACACGCCCATCGAGAGGATCCCGCACCTCGGCTTCAAGCAGA TTAACCTCTGGAAGATCTACAAGGCCGTGGAAAAGCTGGGAGCCTACGAGCTG GTCACGGGCCGCCGGCTCTGGAAGAACGTCTACGACGAGCTCgggggcagccccggcagcACCAGCGCGGCCACCTGCACCCGGCGCCACTACGAGAG GCTCGTCCTTCCCTACGTGCGGCACCTCAAGGGCGAGGAGGACAAACCGCTGCCCCCCAGCAAACCCCGCCGCCAGTACAAGGTCTCCAAGGACGACAAGAGCAAGAGGGCCAGGAAGGAGAAGGGCCGCGAGCAG GTGGTTCCGGACAAGGCGCGGCCGGAGGCGGCCGcggaggaggcggcggagcggggccgggggacAGACGGACGCTCCAGCCCGGCCGTGCCGGCCGTgcccgcccccagcccctcggggaggtgtcccagcccctgcaggagccacagcGAGACCTACAAGCGcctcttctccagcttctaCTCCAAAGGGAACCACCCCATCATGTCCCCGCTGGCCAAGAAGAAGCTGCTGGCGCAGGTGAGCAAGGCCGAGTCCTTGCACTGCCACAAGCGCCACTGCCCCGAGGGCCGCCGGGCACCGAGCGACAGCGGCCCCGAGCCGCCCGGGCCCCCCGGCCCTGCGCCGGCCGAGCAGCGGAGCCCggagccctggggagctccGGACCGAGCTCCGAGCGAGGCGGGCCCGGCCCGCAGCGCATCCCcggctctgggcagggacagccagggctgcccgCAGGACGGCGGCGCCGCCCCCGCCGTGTTCACCGGCTACTTCCACGCCTACCGCAGCGAGGGCCCGCAGCCCGGCGGCTGTCCCCCGCTCTGGGGCTACTTCTCCAACCTGAAGGATTTTTTGGAGCCGCCCTCCGCCTTCCCGGCGCGGCCCGAGGAGCCCGAGCAGCCCCCGGAGCTGCGGAGCCCGGCGGGGCGGCCGTGGGAGGCCCGGGCCGCCGCCGTCCAGGCCTGCTGGGTGCCCCCGGGGGCCGCCTtcggccccgccgcgccccgggCCGGccacgaggaggaggaggaagatgatgatgatgaggaggaggaggacgaggaggaggacgaggagcCCTTCGGCCTCACCGGCAAGGGCCGCGCCGTGTCCCCCTtggccagggagggcagggacgGGCGGAGCCGCTCGCCGGGCGCTCACCGAGTGCTGGCCAAGCCCAAGGCCGTGGTGGCCGCTCCGGCTTTCCCCGCGCCGCTGCCGCCGGACGCTTTCAAGGGAGCCGCGCTGCACTTCCCGGGCGGCTTCGGGAgccccctggagcagctgagaaCCCAGGGCGTGCCGGTGGCCCCGGCGCTCTCCGTGAGCCCCCTGGTGATCCCGGCCTTCCCCAGCCCTTTGGTGGTGCCCTCCGAGCTGTGCCGCCCGCTGGCCACCGGCGCCGCCCGCCTGCCCGCGTCCTACGGGAGCTCGGCCCGGCTGTACCCGGCGGCTCCGTGGCACGGGCAGCGCTCCTGCGGCTCCCCGCACGTCCCGGCCTTCCCGCACCACGCCCGGCCCTAG